In Kitasatospora sp. NA04385, a single genomic region encodes these proteins:
- a CDS encoding DegT/DnrJ/EryC1/StrS aminotransferase family protein, translating to MTNIPLVDLHASHAEIADEVRAGFDAVLASGAYIKGPDVAAFEREYAAFSGTGHAVGTANGTDALELALRALELKPGGGVVLPANTFVATAEAVVRAGLRPVLVDVDEDHLLIDVEQAAARTGQAVALMPVHLNGQLAPMEHLLEIADGLPVVEDGAQSQGATRHGRPSGSWGRISATSFYPGKNLGAYGDAGAVVTDDAELADAVRLIGDHGSARKYVHEKFGFNSRMDTLQAVVLRAKLRRLPGWNELRRAAAERYDKLLGGLDGITLPRTLPGNEHVWHLYAVRVGHGRDRVLAALQEAGIGAGVHYPVPVHLQPAFRHLGHPEGAFPVTERAAGQLLTLPLFPQLTEVQQTRVAEALAAALRTR from the coding sequence GTGACGAACATCCCCCTGGTCGACCTGCACGCTTCGCACGCCGAGATCGCCGACGAGGTCCGGGCGGGCTTCGACGCGGTGCTGGCGAGCGGGGCCTACATCAAGGGCCCCGACGTGGCCGCGTTCGAGCGGGAGTACGCGGCGTTCTCCGGCACCGGGCACGCGGTGGGGACGGCGAACGGCACCGACGCGCTGGAACTGGCGCTGCGGGCGCTGGAGCTGAAGCCGGGCGGCGGGGTGGTGCTGCCCGCGAACACCTTCGTGGCGACCGCCGAGGCGGTGGTCCGGGCCGGGCTGCGGCCGGTCCTGGTGGACGTGGACGAGGACCACCTGCTGATCGACGTCGAGCAGGCCGCCGCCCGGACCGGGCAGGCCGTCGCGCTGATGCCCGTCCACCTCAACGGCCAACTCGCCCCGATGGAGCACCTGCTGGAGATCGCCGACGGGCTGCCGGTGGTCGAGGACGGCGCCCAGTCGCAGGGCGCCACCCGGCACGGCCGGCCGTCCGGCAGCTGGGGGCGGATCTCGGCCACCAGCTTCTACCCCGGCAAGAACCTCGGCGCGTACGGCGACGCCGGCGCGGTGGTCACCGACGACGCCGAACTCGCCGACGCGGTGCGGCTGATCGGCGACCACGGCTCGGCCCGCAAGTACGTCCACGAGAAGTTCGGCTTCAACTCCCGGATGGACACCCTGCAGGCCGTGGTGCTGCGCGCCAAGCTCCGCCGGCTGCCCGGCTGGAACGAGCTCCGCCGGGCCGCCGCCGAACGCTACGACAAGCTGCTCGGCGGCCTGGACGGGATCACCCTGCCGCGCACCCTGCCCGGCAACGAGCACGTCTGGCACCTGTACGCGGTCCGGGTCGGGCACGGCCGCGACCGCGTGCTGGCCGCCCTCCAGGAGGCCGGGATCGGCGCCGGGGTGCACTACCCCGTCCCGGTGCACCTGCAGCCCGCGTTCCGCCACCTCGGCCATCCGGAAGGCGCTTTCCCGGTCACCGAGCGGGCCGCCGGACAACTGCTCACCCTGCCGCTGTTCCCGCAGCTCACCGAGGTCCAGCAGACCCGGGTCGCCGAGGCGCTGGCCGCCGCGCTGCGCACCCGCTGA
- a CDS encoding DegT/DnrJ/EryC1/StrS aminotransferase family protein yields the protein MSTIPVMIPWLGDEEAEAAAEAVRSGWVAQGPRVAAFERAFAEFLGVPHAVAVSSCTTALHLAMIGAGVGPGDEVVVPSLSFIATANAVTYVGATPVFADVDPATGNLTAETVAPLLTDRTRAVVAVDQGGVPVDLDAIRALAEPRGATVVEDAACAAGSTLRGRPAGADAAVAAYSFHPRKLLTTGEGGMVTCQDAGLAARLRRLREHGMSVSAADRHAGAGGAGVVETYDEIGFNHRMTDVQAAIGLVQLGKLPAMVARRRELADRYRELLGEELAARLVGDPSHGTSNFQSLWLRLPEDAPDRGEVLTRLAADGVSARRGIMAAHLEAPYKGTARVPLPVTEEITARTLILPLYHSLTHEQVEHVVSALRTALGR from the coding sequence GTGTCCACCATCCCCGTCATGATCCCCTGGCTCGGCGACGAGGAGGCCGAGGCCGCCGCCGAGGCGGTCCGCTCCGGCTGGGTCGCGCAGGGCCCCCGGGTCGCCGCGTTCGAGCGGGCGTTCGCCGAGTTCCTCGGCGTGCCGCACGCCGTCGCGGTCTCCTCCTGCACCACCGCCCTGCACCTGGCGATGATCGGCGCCGGCGTCGGCCCCGGCGACGAGGTCGTCGTCCCCTCGCTCTCCTTCATCGCCACCGCCAACGCCGTCACCTACGTCGGCGCCACCCCGGTCTTCGCGGACGTCGACCCGGCCACCGGCAACCTCACCGCCGAGACCGTCGCCCCGCTGCTCACCGACCGCACCCGGGCCGTGGTCGCCGTCGACCAGGGCGGCGTCCCGGTCGACCTGGACGCGATCCGGGCGCTGGCCGAGCCCCGCGGCGCCACCGTGGTCGAGGACGCCGCCTGCGCCGCCGGCTCCACCCTGCGCGGCCGCCCGGCCGGGGCGGACGCCGCCGTCGCCGCGTACTCCTTCCACCCGCGCAAGCTGCTCACCACCGGCGAGGGCGGCATGGTCACCTGCCAGGACGCCGGGCTCGCCGCCCGGCTGCGGCGGCTGCGCGAGCACGGGATGAGCGTCTCGGCCGCCGACCGGCACGCCGGGGCGGGCGGGGCGGGCGTCGTGGAGACCTACGACGAGATCGGCTTCAACCACCGGATGACCGACGTCCAGGCGGCGATCGGCCTGGTCCAGCTCGGCAAGCTGCCCGCGATGGTCGCCCGGCGGCGCGAACTCGCCGACCGCTACCGGGAACTGCTGGGGGAGGAGCTGGCCGCCCGGCTGGTCGGCGACCCGTCCCACGGCACCTCCAACTTCCAGTCGCTGTGGCTGCGGCTGCCCGAGGACGCCCCCGACCGCGGCGAGGTCCTGACCCGGCTGGCCGCCGACGGCGTCTCCGCCCGGCGCGGCATCATGGCCGCCCACCTGGAGGCCCCGTACAAGGGCACCGCGCGGGTCCCGCTCCCGGTGACGGAGGAGATCACCGCGCGGACGCTGATCCTGCCGCTGTACCACTCGCTCACCCACGAGCAGGTGGAGCACGTCGTCTCGGCGCTCAGGACGGCCCTGGGGCGCTGA
- a CDS encoding SUKH-4 family immunity protein, which translates to MAPPPAGPPTVGPGTTAVVNYRGPDGSELSMVMTSELGTPHPEWKAFHELRRLGVPADQVLEVHTDLELCDLPGGYCARMVRASWPNARISHTAPYGRDAAARQAGMNVLSEHVEQMHQLVSAPPRPRTVRVPLPAPGTVQQLPPAPPQQLAAEFGSMFGPSMFRFEQRAVARQGVPEPVAQTLMWVGLPREFAPFFWAQAQEGRPIPTLAELAAERGLPSGPDFGGYLVLGNDYGRQLCVQYGTAAVVAVDLENPAEPPRFVNTGVPEFVGCLVVLARMWRLRLGLNPEQAGRWTTDLQAQLMAVDPAAVHTPESWWAVLVEQLWDGLL; encoded by the coding sequence GTGGCCCCGCCGCCGGCCGGCCCGCCCACGGTCGGCCCCGGCACCACCGCCGTGGTCAACTACCGGGGCCCCGACGGCTCCGAGCTGAGCATGGTGATGACCTCCGAGCTCGGCACCCCGCACCCCGAGTGGAAGGCGTTCCACGAGCTGCGCCGCCTGGGCGTGCCCGCCGACCAGGTGCTGGAGGTGCACACCGACCTGGAGCTGTGCGACCTGCCCGGCGGCTACTGCGCCCGGATGGTGCGGGCGTCCTGGCCGAACGCCCGGATCAGCCACACCGCCCCGTACGGGCGGGACGCCGCGGCCCGGCAGGCCGGCATGAACGTGCTCAGCGAGCACGTCGAGCAGATGCACCAGCTGGTGTCGGCGCCGCCGCGCCCGCGCACCGTCCGGGTGCCGCTGCCCGCGCCCGGCACCGTCCAGCAGTTGCCGCCCGCGCCGCCGCAGCAGCTCGCGGCGGAGTTCGGCAGCATGTTCGGCCCCTCGATGTTCCGGTTCGAGCAGCGCGCGGTGGCCCGCCAGGGCGTGCCGGAGCCGGTCGCCCAGACGCTGATGTGGGTCGGCCTGCCGCGCGAGTTCGCGCCGTTCTTCTGGGCCCAGGCCCAGGAGGGCCGCCCCATCCCGACGCTGGCCGAGCTGGCCGCCGAGCGCGGCCTGCCGTCCGGCCCGGACTTCGGCGGCTACCTGGTCCTCGGCAACGACTACGGCCGCCAGCTGTGCGTCCAGTACGGCACCGCCGCGGTGGTCGCCGTCGACCTGGAGAACCCGGCCGAGCCGCCGCGCTTCGTCAACACCGGCGTCCCCGAGTTCGTCGGCTGCCTGGTGGTGCTGGCCCGGATGTGGCGCCTGCGGCTCGGCCTCAACCCCGAGCAGGCCGGACGCTGGACCACCGACCTCCAGGCCCAGCTGATGGCGGTCGACCCGGCCGCCGTGCACACCCCCGAGAGCTGGTGGGCCGTCCTGGTCGAACAGCTCTGGGACGGCCTGCTCTAG
- a CDS encoding SMI1/KNR4 family protein: MTTGRPGTAAAPNAAYAGQVVQFPDPVRAQRHPGGVRVDENGYPDFAPYAAAAAEVADPPAGFGVDELRLTDYVSANAALYTQGHELWADLDTAVATPPGWTWHHAVGGAPEGWRRMELVPVEVKALLRHHGGLARSTADHTRRGTRPLQDHRPAHFALAKDGGDPLAVTEDLVQRAEQRLGHPLPTAYRDFLKLAGGRGPVGVALDVDLGLLVDQPFLTLSEEYGTDDLVYANKCLRDHLPKDQLAVAYLQGGLLTVRVRGEGTGSVGFLPYDDARDDGSEEPVEQRVQRLLLPCGDSFDAFLLRLAGSPAELETVAELMVDGGFARAVPVN, encoded by the coding sequence ATGACGACAGGTCGGCCCGGCACCGCCGCCGCGCCCAACGCGGCCTACGCGGGCCAGGTGGTGCAGTTCCCGGACCCGGTCCGGGCCCAGCGGCACCCCGGGGGCGTGCGCGTCGACGAGAACGGCTACCCCGACTTCGCGCCGTACGCCGCCGCCGCGGCCGAGGTCGCCGACCCGCCGGCCGGCTTCGGCGTCGACGAACTGCGCCTGACCGACTACGTGTCGGCCAACGCCGCGCTCTACACCCAGGGCCACGAGCTCTGGGCCGACCTGGACACCGCCGTCGCCACCCCGCCCGGCTGGACCTGGCACCACGCGGTGGGCGGCGCCCCCGAGGGCTGGCGCCGGATGGAACTCGTCCCGGTCGAGGTCAAGGCGCTGCTGCGGCACCACGGCGGCCTGGCCCGCTCCACCGCCGACCACACCCGCCGCGGCACCCGCCCGCTCCAGGACCACCGCCCCGCGCACTTCGCGCTGGCCAAGGACGGCGGCGACCCGCTCGCCGTCACCGAGGACCTCGTCCAGCGCGCCGAGCAGCGCCTCGGCCACCCGCTGCCGACCGCCTACCGGGACTTCCTGAAGCTCGCCGGCGGCCGCGGCCCGGTCGGCGTCGCGCTCGACGTCGACCTCGGCCTGCTGGTCGACCAGCCGTTCCTCACCCTCAGCGAGGAGTACGGCACCGACGACCTGGTGTACGCCAACAAGTGCCTGCGCGACCACCTGCCCAAGGACCAGCTCGCCGTCGCCTACCTCCAGGGCGGCCTGCTGACCGTCAGGGTCCGCGGCGAGGGCACCGGCTCGGTCGGCTTCCTGCCCTACGACGACGCCCGCGACGACGGCTCCGAGGAACCCGTCGAACAGCGGGTGCAGCGCCTCCTGCTGCCCTGCGGCGACAGCTTCGACGCGTTCCTGCTGCGCCTCGCGGGCAGCCCCGCGGAGCTGGAGACCGTCGCCGAACTCATGGTGGACGGCGGCTTCGCCCGCGCCGTCCCGGTGAACTGA
- a CDS encoding NAD-dependent epimerase/dehydratase family protein, whose amino-acid sequence MNAAVPLEGSRCLVTGGAGTIGSTVVDQLVEAGAREVVVLDNFVRGRAANLARARELAAPGQLRVVDGDIRDRALLRDLLGTGTDLLFHLAAIRITQCAAEPRLALEVMVDGTFDVVEAAAETGVRKVIASSTASVYGLADTFPTPETQHPYHNDTLYGAAKVFNEGLLRSFHAMHGLDYVALRYFNVYGPRMDVHGRYTEVFIRWMERIAAGQPPLIFGDGAQTMDFVYTEDIARANLLAAAAPVTDRVYNIASGSEVSLRGLADALLAAMDSDLDVEHGPARDTAGGVVRRLADVSAAERDLGWKPELGLTDGLRRLVAWWREQL is encoded by the coding sequence ATGAACGCCGCCGTCCCCCTCGAAGGCTCCCGCTGCCTGGTCACCGGCGGCGCCGGAACCATCGGCTCCACCGTCGTCGACCAGCTGGTCGAGGCCGGCGCCCGCGAGGTCGTCGTCCTCGACAACTTCGTCCGCGGCCGGGCGGCCAACCTGGCCCGCGCCCGGGAACTCGCCGCCCCCGGGCAGCTGCGGGTCGTCGACGGCGACATCCGCGACCGCGCCCTGCTGCGCGACCTGCTCGGCACCGGCACCGACCTGCTGTTCCACCTCGCCGCGATCCGGATCACCCAGTGCGCCGCCGAACCCCGGCTCGCCCTGGAGGTCATGGTCGACGGCACCTTCGACGTGGTCGAGGCCGCCGCCGAGACCGGCGTGCGCAAGGTGATCGCCTCCTCCACCGCCTCGGTGTACGGCCTCGCGGACACCTTCCCGACGCCCGAGACCCAGCACCCGTACCACAACGACACCCTGTACGGCGCCGCCAAGGTCTTCAACGAGGGCCTGCTGCGCAGCTTCCACGCCATGCACGGCCTCGACTACGTCGCCCTGCGGTACTTCAACGTGTACGGCCCCCGGATGGACGTGCACGGCCGCTACACCGAGGTGTTCATCCGCTGGATGGAGCGGATCGCCGCCGGACAGCCCCCGCTGATCTTCGGCGACGGCGCCCAGACCATGGACTTCGTCTACACCGAGGACATCGCCCGGGCCAACCTGCTGGCCGCCGCCGCCCCCGTCACCGACCGGGTCTACAACATCGCCTCCGGCAGCGAGGTCTCGCTGCGCGGCCTCGCCGACGCGCTGCTCGCCGCCATGGACTCCGACCTCGACGTCGAGCACGGCCCGGCCCGGGACACCGCCGGCGGCGTGGTCCGGCGCCTGGCCGACGTCTCCGCGGCCGAGCGCGACCTCGGCTGGAAGCCCGAACTCGGGCTCACCGACGGGCTGCGCAGGCTCGTCGCCTGGTGGCGCGAGCAGCTCTAG
- a CDS encoding YwqJ-related putative deaminase, which yields MDQSGPPPVLRHQRDSLLPAVAAALSLRGGEVHTLAGEKSEPAPMLHPLVGEFLAALPVEKRERFMGRCPEAALLSQYLGQVDASRSKRAARKPMTVQEARKALKGARMTTLRIREEGDPAHGTHAPPCRSCAPLLDHLNVASVAVGPPGR from the coding sequence ATGGACCAGTCGGGCCCGCCGCCCGTGCTGCGGCACCAGCGCGACAGCCTGCTGCCCGCGGTCGCGGCCGCGCTGTCGCTGCGCGGCGGCGAGGTGCACACCCTGGCCGGGGAGAAGTCGGAGCCGGCGCCGATGCTGCACCCGCTGGTCGGGGAGTTCCTGGCGGCGCTGCCGGTGGAGAAGCGCGAGCGCTTCATGGGCCGCTGCCCGGAGGCGGCGCTGCTGTCCCAGTACCTGGGGCAGGTCGACGCGTCCCGCTCGAAGCGGGCCGCCCGCAAGCCGATGACGGTGCAGGAGGCGCGCAAGGCGCTCAAGGGCGCCCGGATGACCACGCTGCGGATCCGCGAGGAGGGGGACCCGGCGCACGGCACGCACGCGCCGCCCTGCCGCTCCTGCGCCCCGCTGCTGGACCACCTGAACGTGGCCAGCGTCGCGGTCGGCCCGCCCGGCCGCTGA
- a CDS encoding SUKH-3 domain-containing protein — protein sequence MAAALKQAGWHPGRWEIRQAEQWADALVAYGGPLDPQHSVFPAAIEAWAEFGGLAFDVPGPGDTLARTPFLLDPRCGLHAPRTLADLGRALDVRLAPLGEELYGQALLAIDERGRVYSLDHTGEWYLGPSVDRAIGTLVLGHAPHRLRTADGRADG from the coding sequence GTGGCCGCCGCGCTCAAGCAGGCCGGCTGGCACCCCGGCCGCTGGGAGATCCGGCAGGCCGAGCAGTGGGCCGACGCCCTGGTCGCGTACGGCGGCCCGCTGGACCCGCAGCACTCGGTGTTCCCGGCCGCGATCGAGGCCTGGGCCGAGTTCGGCGGCCTGGCCTTCGACGTCCCCGGCCCGGGCGACACCCTGGCCCGCACCCCGTTCCTGCTCGACCCGCGCTGCGGCCTGCACGCCCCGCGCACCCTGGCCGACCTCGGCCGCGCCCTGGACGTCCGGCTCGCCCCGCTCGGCGAGGAGCTGTACGGGCAGGCCCTGCTGGCGATCGACGAGCGGGGCCGGGTCTACAGCCTCGACCACACCGGCGAGTGGTACCTCGGCCCCAGCGTGGACCGGGCGATCGGCACCCTGGTGCTGGGCCACGCCCCGCACCGGCTGCGCACCGCGGACGGCCGGGCGGACGGCTGA
- a CDS encoding nucleotide sugar dehydrogenase yields MRVVIAGQGYVGLPLAVRAAEVGHRVVGYDVDERRIKRLAVGESYVEDIPGERLRPLLDSGAYLPSADPADVAGFDVAVITVPTPLREGVPDLSYIEASAKLLGRHLKPGATVVLESTTYPGTTEELLAPLLESGSGLRAGADFHLGYSPERIDPGNPVWKLENTPKVVSGTTPEGLAAVSGFYGELVERTVPVSSCKEAELTKLLENTFRHVNIALVNELAMFAHDLGIDVWEAIDAASTKPFGFLRFTPGPGVGGHCLPIDPSYLSWRVERALGQSFRFVELANDVNSHMPDYVVRRLTEALNQRRRSVNGSRVLVLGLAYKANTGDARETPAARVVDLLTRQGAEVRAADPHVVAGVHVAEPHIPGQRTAAHEGGPLAAVHRVEATPEELAAADAVVLLADHDEFDYDAVTTHARYVLDCRRRLTGATVEVL; encoded by the coding sequence ATGCGCGTCGTCATCGCAGGTCAGGGCTATGTCGGACTCCCGCTCGCGGTTCGCGCCGCCGAGGTGGGCCACCGCGTCGTCGGGTACGACGTGGACGAGCGCCGGATCAAGCGGCTCGCGGTCGGCGAGTCGTACGTCGAGGACATCCCCGGGGAGCGGCTGCGCCCGCTGCTCGACAGCGGGGCGTACCTGCCCTCCGCCGACCCCGCCGACGTCGCGGGGTTCGACGTCGCGGTGATCACCGTCCCGACGCCGCTGCGCGAGGGGGTGCCCGACCTCTCGTACATCGAGGCGTCCGCGAAGCTGCTGGGCCGGCACCTGAAGCCCGGCGCGACGGTGGTGCTGGAGTCCACCACGTACCCGGGCACCACCGAGGAGCTGCTCGCCCCGCTGCTGGAGTCGGGCTCCGGGCTGCGGGCCGGGGCCGACTTCCACCTCGGCTACAGCCCCGAGCGGATCGACCCGGGCAACCCGGTGTGGAAGCTGGAGAACACCCCGAAGGTCGTCTCCGGCACCACCCCCGAGGGCCTGGCCGCCGTCAGCGGCTTCTACGGGGAGTTGGTCGAGCGGACGGTGCCGGTCTCCTCCTGCAAGGAGGCCGAGCTGACCAAGCTGCTGGAGAACACCTTCCGGCACGTCAACATCGCCCTGGTCAACGAGCTCGCGATGTTCGCCCACGACCTCGGCATCGACGTCTGGGAGGCCATCGACGCGGCCTCCACCAAGCCCTTCGGCTTCCTGCGCTTCACCCCGGGCCCCGGCGTGGGCGGGCACTGCCTGCCGATCGACCCCTCGTACCTGTCCTGGCGGGTCGAGCGCGCCCTCGGGCAGTCCTTCCGGTTCGTCGAGCTCGCCAACGACGTCAACAGCCACATGCCGGACTACGTGGTGCGCCGCCTCACCGAGGCGCTCAACCAGCGCCGCCGCAGCGTGAACGGCTCGCGCGTGCTGGTCCTGGGCCTCGCCTACAAGGCCAACACCGGCGACGCCCGGGAGACCCCGGCGGCCCGGGTCGTCGACCTGCTCACCCGCCAGGGCGCGGAGGTCCGCGCCGCGGACCCGCACGTGGTGGCCGGCGTCCACGTCGCCGAACCGCACATCCCCGGCCAGCGCACCGCCGCCCACGAGGGCGGCCCGCTCGCCGCCGTCCACCGCGTCGAGGCCACCCCCGAGGAACTGGCCGCCGCCGACGCCGTCGTCCTGCTCGCCGACCACGACGAGTTCGACTACGACGCCGTCACCACCCACGCCCGCTACGTCCTCGACTGCCGCCGCCGCCTGACGGGGGCGACGGTCGAGGTGCTGTAG
- a CDS encoding Gfo/Idh/MocA family protein, translating to MPTPGSTERQPDRRIGLAVVGAGYWGPNLVRNAQQTAALRLHWLCDLDEQRSRRVLGEYSTVASTTSYEQVLADERVQAVAIATPAGVHHRLARAALEAGKHVLVEKPITTTVEEAADLVALAEERGLVLMCDHTFCYTPVVRRIRELVHGGEIGDIQFFDSVRINLGLVQPDVDVLWDLAPHDLSILDFVLPPGVEPVGVSAQAADPIGAGRACVAYLTLHLSNGALAHCHVNWLSPTKVRTTLIGGSRRTLVWDDLNPQARLAVHDRGVDLTPPDELTDAIRHRALISYRVGDVVAPALVEQEALRNVMGEFAAAITEGRAPLTDGRAGLRVLRLLHAASRSLELGGATVPVDASDDAALITRKLPDQLPDQQKAAAR from the coding sequence GTGCCCACACCGGGCAGCACCGAACGGCAACCGGACCGGCGGATCGGACTGGCCGTGGTCGGCGCCGGCTACTGGGGCCCGAACCTGGTCCGCAACGCCCAGCAGACCGCCGCACTGCGGCTGCACTGGCTGTGCGACCTCGACGAGCAGCGCTCCCGCCGGGTCCTCGGCGAGTACTCGACGGTCGCCTCCACCACCTCCTACGAGCAGGTGCTCGCCGACGAGCGCGTCCAGGCGGTGGCCATCGCCACGCCCGCCGGCGTGCACCACCGGCTCGCCCGGGCCGCCCTGGAGGCCGGCAAGCACGTCCTGGTGGAGAAGCCGATCACCACCACCGTCGAGGAGGCCGCCGACCTGGTCGCCCTCGCCGAGGAGCGCGGCCTGGTCCTGATGTGCGACCACACCTTCTGCTACACGCCGGTGGTGCGCCGGATCCGCGAACTCGTGCACGGCGGCGAGATCGGCGACATCCAGTTCTTCGACTCGGTGCGGATCAACCTCGGCCTGGTCCAGCCCGACGTCGACGTGTTGTGGGACCTCGCCCCGCACGACCTGTCGATCCTCGACTTCGTGCTGCCGCCGGGCGTCGAACCCGTCGGCGTCAGCGCCCAGGCCGCCGACCCGATCGGCGCCGGCCGGGCCTGCGTCGCCTACCTGACGCTGCACCTGTCCAACGGCGCGCTCGCCCACTGCCACGTCAACTGGCTCTCCCCGACCAAGGTCCGCACCACCCTGATCGGCGGCTCCCGCCGCACCCTGGTCTGGGACGACCTCAACCCGCAGGCCCGGCTCGCCGTCCACGACCGCGGCGTCGACCTCACCCCGCCCGACGAGCTCACCGACGCCATCCGGCACCGCGCCCTGATCTCCTACCGGGTCGGCGACGTGGTCGCCCCCGCCCTGGTCGAGCAGGAGGCGCTGCGCAACGTGATGGGCGAGTTCGCCGCCGCCATCACCGAGGGCCGCGCCCCGCTCACCGACGGCCGCGCCGGGCTGCGCGTGCTGCGCCTGCTGCACGCCGCCTCCCGCAGCCTCGAACTCGGCGGCGCCACCGTCCCGGTGGACGCCTCCGACGACGCCGCCCTGATCACCCGCAAGCTCCCCGACCAGCTCCCCGACCAGCAGAAGGCCGCCGCCCGATGA
- a CDS encoding sensor histidine kinase, which yields MSEKPSGDGPWWWARRRSAVLDVGLAAVSGLECAAGAYGLVRDRLGWGLPVTAVCVALGALAGASLLVRRRWPVVPVVVALVFVPGFFGVVLLVVSLYTLAATWEWPLRRARVVVLSAVAMVETFGTVLFAMTAPAEAPADPLPPTWVFVVIAAFVAVGMAVAPMVTGLYVGARRRLVESLKDRAQGLETELTLLAEQARERAWRARAEERTRIAREMHDVVAHRVSLMVVHAAAVERIVPKDPAKARQSAQLIGETGRQALDELREILGVLRMTEPQEQVEAPVGGLAELPELVEQSRVAGMAVALTVSGERREYVAEAEQTAYRVVQEGLTNAHKYAGGARVSVLLAYVPNGVRVSVVNACPDGAAQVALPSGGNGLVGMRERVVALGGAFHAGPEDGGGFRVEAVLPSRLRRPAGPPA from the coding sequence ATGAGTGAGAAGCCGTCGGGGGACGGCCCGTGGTGGTGGGCGCGAAGGCGCAGCGCGGTGCTGGACGTGGGGCTGGCGGCGGTCTCCGGGCTGGAGTGCGCCGCCGGGGCGTACGGGCTGGTCCGGGACCGGCTGGGCTGGGGACTGCCGGTGACGGCGGTGTGCGTGGCGCTGGGGGCGCTCGCCGGGGCGTCGCTGCTGGTGCGGCGCAGGTGGCCGGTGGTGCCGGTGGTGGTGGCGCTGGTGTTCGTGCCCGGCTTCTTCGGCGTGGTGCTGCTGGTGGTCTCGCTGTACACCCTCGCGGCGACCTGGGAGTGGCCGCTGCGGCGGGCCCGGGTGGTGGTGCTGTCGGCGGTCGCGATGGTGGAGACCTTCGGGACGGTGCTGTTCGCGATGACCGCGCCCGCCGAGGCGCCCGCCGACCCGTTGCCGCCGACCTGGGTGTTCGTGGTGATCGCGGCGTTCGTCGCGGTCGGCATGGCGGTGGCCCCGATGGTGACCGGCCTGTACGTGGGGGCGCGGCGGCGCCTGGTGGAGTCGCTGAAGGACCGCGCGCAGGGCCTGGAGACGGAGCTGACCCTGCTGGCCGAGCAGGCCAGGGAGCGGGCCTGGCGGGCCCGGGCGGAGGAGCGCACCAGGATCGCCCGGGAGATGCACGACGTGGTCGCGCACCGGGTCAGCCTGATGGTGGTGCACGCCGCGGCGGTGGAGCGGATCGTCCCCAAGGACCCGGCGAAGGCCCGGCAGTCGGCGCAGCTGATCGGCGAGACCGGCCGGCAGGCGCTGGACGAGCTGCGGGAGATCCTCGGGGTGCTGCGGATGACCGAGCCGCAGGAGCAGGTGGAGGCCCCGGTCGGCGGCCTGGCCGAACTGCCGGAGCTGGTCGAGCAGTCCCGGGTGGCGGGCATGGCGGTGGCGCTGACGGTCAGCGGCGAGCGCCGGGAGTACGTCGCGGAGGCCGAGCAGACCGCGTACCGGGTGGTCCAGGAGGGCCTGACCAACGCGCACAAGTACGCGGGCGGGGCCCGGGTGTCGGTGCTGCTCGCGTACGTGCCCAACGGGGTGCGGGTGTCGGTGGTCAACGCGTGCCCGGACGGGGCGGCGCAGGTGGCGCTGCCGAGCGGCGGCAACGGGCTGGTCGGGATGCGCGAGCGGGTGGTGGCGCTCGGCGGCGCCTTCCACGCCGGGCCGGAGGACGGCGGCGGGTTCCGGGTCGAGGCGGTGCTGCCGTCCCGGCTGCGGCGCCCGGCGGGGCCCCCGGCCTGA